The genomic stretch GCTGGTGCTGCTGGCATACACCACGTTATTGACGGGTGAACCGGAGGCAGGCACGCTCGCCGCATTCGGATACGTGACCTGCACGGTGAAGGTGACGCTGACGCTGTCCCCCACCGCGAGTGTGTTGGTGCCGCTCAGCAGCCGTGTATCTGTGGTGCCGTTGAAGTTGGGATTCACTGTGGCGGTGCCACTGCTGATGGCCGGAGCAGACGTGATGCTCAGGGTGGGACTCCCGGCGCTGAAGGTCCGGCTCAGGTCCTCGGTCACCTGCACGTTGCGGTCGGGGATGGGGCCGGTGTTCTGCACTGTGACGGTGTAGGGCACCCGAAAGACCGTGCTGCTGAGCGCCTGCACGCTACCTGCGCTCTTGGCGACCGTGATTCTCTCGTCGGGAAAAACGCAGGATGCGCCGTCGGACTGGGCTGCTGGGCTGGCTGACGTGATGCGGGTAAAGGCCCCGGTGTTGAGGTTGATGACGCCGAAGACACCGCCATTCTGGTAGGCGTAGAGCGTGCCAGCAATATCGAAGAAGGCGGTGCCGATGGCGTTGGTGGTCGAAACGGCTGGCCCTGCCCCACGCGTAGTGACGCTGCCGCTCACGGGATTGATCTCGTAGACCACACCGGCCACAGACGCGCCGTCCGAGATCGGAATGTCGGCGGTGTGAACTCCGTAGATCAGGTTGGTGACGGGATCGAACGCTATGTCTGCCGTAGGAACGGCGCTGCTGAGGGTGACAGTTCCCAGCGCTCCGATACTGCCCCCGGCGCTGGTGGGCAACTGCACGGTGTACAGGGCCGTGCTGCTCGTTAGTTTTTTGATGTACATCTTGCCGTTGCGGTCGATGGTGCCTGCGGCGATCTGGTCCCCCGTAGGAATCTGGGTCAGGTTGGCAACCTCGGTCGCGCCCGTCGTGCCAAGCCGGTAAAGCCGGTAGGGCGTCCCCGTGGTAAACGCAGTGACGTTGACCGCATAAAAGTAGCCGTCGGCCTTGTTGAACGCCAGGGCATTGAGCGGAACACTGGAAACAGCCGCCCACTGCGCCGTGCCGCCTCCCGTCAAGTTCCGGCGGTCCAGCAGAAACAGGTTGGAGCCGGTGCTTCCTGTGGGCTGCCGAATTTGATAGAGGCGTGCGTCACAGGTGTAGGTACTGCCCTGTGCCTGGGCAGCATTGGTAGACAGCAGCATCAGCAGCGCCGCCAGACAGCCCAGCTTCCGCCAGAGAAATCGACCCATCTTCACTTCTTCCCTCCCAGCGTTTCATCCACCGTCAGATCCAGTCGCAGGTACAGCCCCTGCTTCGTATACGTCCCCGCGCTCGGCAGGCCCTCGAAGCCCGCGAAGTTGTACCCGGCGGTCAGCCAGGTGCCCGGCAGGGCGCGGACGCTGCCCTCCACCCCGTACCCCAGCGCCGTCGTGTTCGTGGCGGGCTGGGTCAGCACCCGGCCCCAGGCGCCGACGCCGAAGCGGTCGGTCAGGTAGGCCGTGCCGCCCAGATACGCCTGCGCGGTGAAGCTGCCCGCGTCACTCAGCAGGGCGCGGGTGTCCACGCCGCCGCGCACGGCCCAGGTCGGCTGGCGGTACTCGGCACTGACGCCCGTGTTGAGCTGGGGGGTGCCGCCCGCCAGGCTGCCCTGCACGAGGCGGACGTACCCCAGGCTGTTCACGGCGCTGTTCCGGTACGCGTAGCCCAGCGAGAACCGCTGGCCGTTCTTGCCCAGGCCAAACTCCGCGAGGCCGTCGGCAGTCAGGGTCAAGTGATCGGTCACGCTGCCGGTGATCCCTGCCCGCAGAACGGTCCCGAAGTCCCCCTCCCGGTAGATCAGGTCGGTGCCCGCCGTCACGCCGAAGGTGTCGGCCCGGTGGGTGAGGTCGGCGCTGGCGGTGACCTCCGTCTCGCCGCCGCGCACGTCGTAGAGGGCGCTGCCGCGCAGGCCCAGGGTCGTGCGCCCACTCAGGGGCAAGGTGGTGGACACCCCGAAGCGGGCGCGGTTGCCCTCGCCGCTCGCGGTGGGCAGCTCGTAGCCTGCGGCGTAGGTGGTGTTGCCGATGCGGGTGTCCAGCGTCAGGGCGGCCACGTGCCCCTTGCCCCAGGTCACGTCGTCGCGCAGGCCCAGGGTCACCCGGTCGGTCAGGCGGGAGCGCACCGTGAAGGCGGTGGTGGCGTCGAGGTTGCCGGAAAGGGGCTGGGTGTGGGTCACGTCCACGTCCAGGGGTTGCCGGTGGTAGCCCGCGCTGAGCACGGCGCCGAGGCCAGAGGTGTCCCCGAAGGCGTACTTCAGGCCCCCGCCCACGCTGAAGGGCGCGAGGCGGTAGTCGGCCCGGGCCGTCACGCTGCCGCCCTGCGCGGTCGGGGTGTCGTGGTACTCGCCGTCCACCCCGGCGCTGAGGTTCTGCCCCAGCCGCGCCGTGTAATTGCCGCCCACATTCAGGCCGACCGCGAAGGGCGCGAGGCCCACGTATCCGGCGTCCTGGTAGCGAATCCGGAAGGAGGCCGAGTCGTCCCCTAAGCGGGTCGAGAGGTCCGCGCTCGCCTGCACGCCGCCGGAAAAGGCGAGGCGGGTCTCGGCACGGGTGGGGCCGTTCTGATAGGTGCCGCGCACGCCGAAGGTCGTCTTGCCGTCGAGGCTGACCACCGCCGCGCCGACCGTGTAGTTCTCGCCTTCCCCCTTGACCTGCACCCCGTAGGCCAGGGTGCGCCCGGCGGTCGCGGTGCTCAGGCGGTAGCTGGCGAGGACGAGCACGTCGTTGAAGGCCGCGTCCACCCGGTCCAGCGGCCGCACCAGGGTCACGATGCCGGTGGGGTAGTCCACCAGGTAGTCCACGTTCCGCACCAGGGGGCGGCGCTCCAGCTCCTTGCCGGTCTGGCGCTCGCGGGTCACGACCTCCAGCGTCTCGCTATCAGGAGCGAGGCGGGCGTCGGGCAGGCGCAAGATTCGGGTGCTGTCCGGGGTCACCTCCGCCTCCGACACGCGGTCGCCGGGCACGCCCGCCACGAAGCCGGACACCGCCGGGTTGCTGCGGGTCACGGCGGTCAGTCCGGTGAACCCCTCGCCCACCGGCAGCACGTCAATCGGAACGGCGGAACGGCGGTAGGCCACCCGGAAGCCGGGATGGTCGTACACGGCGGCCACCGGGTCGGTGCCTTGCAGGGGAATCTGCTCGGTGCCCGCGTCGCCGTAGACCGGGGAGCGCACGGTCGGGTCGGTCGTGCCGGGCAGGCCGTCCTTGTCGGCAGCGGCGTAGAGCTTGCCCGGGCCGAGGGGCGTTTCCACATACCCACGGGCCTGCCAGGTGAGGTCCTCCGCGAGGTTGAGGTTGCCGTCCAGTCCCAGGGTCGCGCTCAGCACGCCCACGCCCACGCGCGAGCGGCCCGGCGTGACCTCGAAGCGGCGGGTCAGCACCTGTTCGCCCAGCAGCACGTCGAGGCGCAGCGGCGTGGGGGCGGACTGGGGTTGCAGTTCCAGTACACCTTCGCCGCCTTCGAGACGGACCTGATACCCGGCCTCGCCGGGGTTGGCGTCGGGGGTGCGGGGTTCCAGGCTGGGGCGCACGGTGAGAGTGGACTGCCCCGAGGGGGTCCCAAAGGCGTCAAAGGTGCGCACCCGCAGGCGCAGCGGCGTGCTGCCGTCGGCGGTCAGGCTCAGCGGCGTGACCTCGACCCCGGCGGTGGCCCCGGCCAGCACGACCTTGATTTCCTCGGTCCCCACCCGCAGCACGTTGGGGCCGGGGCGCAGCGGCACGCCCACGTAGGTCAGGCGCTGCACGCCGCGCACGCCGTCTTGCACCTCGGTCCCCAGGCGGTCCTCGCCCACGGGGGTGCCGTTCACGGTGAGGCCGGGGCGCTCGCCCTGCGGCCCCTCGACCACGACGGTGATGCGGTCGCGGAGGCGAATCACGCTGCCCGCGAGGGGGAGCTTGATCGCGCCCGCGTTCTCGGTGACCTCATCGGCCTGTGCGGAGAGGAGCACCGCACCTTCCAGGTCGGCGGCGTCGATCCGCCCCGCGAGCAGTTCGGTGCGGTCGCCGGGCAGCCGCACCTGGAGGGCCGGGGCCGGAAGCGCTCCCAATGACGCCGGATGGGTCAGCTCGTAGGTCAGCACCCCGCGCGGCTGGGCGGGCAGCACCCAGTACAGGGTGCCGCTCGCGCCGCGCCGGGGGTCGGGGACAGGCTGGCCGTCCAGGCGGCTGCTGCCGGGCAGGTACGCCGCGCCCGCCGGGGGCAGGTGCGCGATCACGACCTCGCGGGCCTGGGCCGGGGCGTCGAAGGGCAGCAGGACGCTGCTGGCGCGCTGCTCCGTCGCCCCAGCGGAGGTCGGTAGGAGTGCAGGCTCGCCCGTCGTCTGCGTCGTCTGCGCCGTCTGTGCGTGCGAGGCCGGGCCGACGAGCAGCAGGGCCGTCAGCAGGGCGAGGGTGGTGGGCAGGGGGGCAGGCACGGTCAGTTCCTCCAGCGGACGGCGGGGTCGGTCAGGGCCGCGCCCGGCTCGCCCGTGAATGCGAAGTCATAGGTCAGGAGCGTCTCTCCGGCCTTCAGGGTGCCCGACAGAGTATTGCGGCCGTCTTTCAGCACGGCGCCCAGGGGCAGCGCGTCTTGCAGCTCGAAGTCCGCGAGGTCGGAGGCCGACACCAGCCGCAGGGTGACCCGGTACACCCCGTCCACGAGGTGCAGGCTCTTCTCGACCCGCAGTCCGCCGACGGTCAGGGTCGTGCGGCGCATGGCCGCAATCTCGCCGCCGAGGGGCGCGAGCGGGAAGTCCACCCCGGTCAGGCCCCGGACGTGCACGGCGCGGGTGCCGGGCAGGCCGCCGTCTCCCGGCACGGTCAGCGGGAGGTAGGGGACCGAGCCCGGATCGAGGCGCAGCGCGTGCGTTCCCAGCGGCACACCCGCGAAGTGGTAGCGCCCCGCCGCGTCCGTCAGCACGAGGCGGCCCCCCGCGAGCAGCACCCGCGCCCGCTCGACCGGGGAGTCGAGACCCTTGTCGAAGACGCCGTTGCGGTTGCGGTCCACGAAGACCGTGCCCAGCAGGTCGGCCAGCGGCGCGAAGGCCCCCAGGTTCAGGCGGGTCACGGCAGTCGCCACGTTGCTGGCGATGGCGCGGGCGTTGCCGCCAGCCCCGTTGCCCATGACCTCCACCCGGTTGACCAGGTCGCCCGTGGCGTCCGCCGTCACGCGGGTCTGGTAGGTGACCTTGACCGTGCCGCCCGCCGGAATCATGCCGATCTTCCAGCGCAGCACGCCGCTGGTGTTGGTGGGGTCGGTCAGGCCCTCGCCGCCCAGCGTGCTCGTGCCCGCGAGGTACTCCAGCCCACGGGCCGGGGTGTCGGTGACCACGGCGTCCTCGATGGCGGTGGTTGCCGAGAGGTTCTGGATGGTCAGGGTGTAGGTCAGGCGGTCGCCGGGGGCGGCCTGGGTGCTGCTGACCGCCTTGCTGATCCGCAGCGCCGCGCTCCAGACCGGGCTGCGGACCTCGTTGCTGGGCAGCGGCGTGGGCAGTTCGGTCGAGACCATGTTGAAAATGTTCTTCAGCGCCTCGCCGTCCACCGCCCGCGTGCCCACCCGCGCCCGCACGGTAAAGCTGCGCGTCTCGCCGGGAGCGAGGGTGCCGACCGACCAGCTCACGGTCTGCGCTCCGGCCTCGCCCGTCACGGTGCCGCCCGACGACGCTTCCACGAAGTCCACGTGCCCCGGCAGGGGGTCATTCACGGTCACCCCGGTCAGGGGGCGGGCGTAAGGGTTGCGGACGCGCAGGGTGTAGGTCAGCTCCTCGCCCTGGGCCACCGTCCGCTCGGGGCCGGGCGAGACGGTCTTGAGCAGCTCGGGCAGCCCGGCCTCGACCGCCTGCACCACGTCGCGGGTGGTGTTGCTGGTGCCGCGCGTTCCGGCGGCGGTGAGCAGGGCTTCCAGACCTCCGGCCTGAGCCGCGTCGTAGCACACCCGCACCAGGGCCGTGCTGCCGGGGTCCAGCGGGAGGGGCTGCGCGAGGGGTGCGCCGTCCGCTCCGGTCAGGCGCGCGGTCGCGGCCCCCTGCGGGTAGGTCACGGTGACCGTGAACAGGTCGCGCACGTCCCCGGTGTTTTTCAGGGTGTGGTCGAAGCACACGGCCTGCCCGACCACGGCGAAGGGCCGGGTCTGGAGGTCGGTGGGGGTGTTCTCGGGCGCCTCAGGCTGGCCCACCGGGCCGATGGCGACGCCGGGCTGGTAGCGCACGTCGGCGCTGGCCGTGCCCTGGACCTGCTGGCGGCCCGTGGCGGCGGTGGCGACGTTCAGGAAAGTCCGGTTCTCGGCCTCGCCGGTCGCCCGCATCCGGAAGGTCAGGCTGAGGTCCGCTCCCGCCGCCAGGCTCGCGGCCCGCACCCGCACGCCGCGCACCTGCGCGGGTTCCGCCGCCCCCCAGGTCAAGCCGTCGGCGGTGTATTCGAGGGTCCCGGCGCTCGCCCGCGCGCTGCCGGGCATAAAGACCAAACCCCGCGCGATCTGCTCGGCCAGCGGATCGGTCAGCGTGACCTCGCGGCTCTCCCCGCCTCCCGCGTTGCGGGTGGTCACCGTTACGGTCGTCTCGCTGCCGGGGCGCAGCAGCGCGGGCGTGAAGCTCTTGTGCACCGCCAGCACGGGCGGCGGCCCGACCCGCACGCGGCTCACGTTGTCGTCGTCCTGCTGTCCAACCCCGCAGCTCGCCACCAGATTGACAAAGGCGTCGCCCCCGGCGCTCTGGGCGGTCTCCACGACGAGCAGGACCCGGGCGGCGGCCCCGGCCTCCAGGGTCAGGGACCCGACTTCGCCCTCGCCCGTGTCGGCCACCCCGTTGCCGTTGGCGTCGAGGACCAACCGGGTCGCGGGGGCGTGGGCGCTTCCGGCTTCCGTGCGGGCGGTGAGCGGGAGGGTGAAGCGGTCGTTGCCGCTGTTGACGACCGTGTACTGGAAGGTCGTGCCCTCGCCGGGCAGCAGCTCGGCGGTCTGTCCGGGAATCTGAACGGTCCCGCCCGGCGTCACGCTGACCGCGCACACCGCCTGCACCACTGTGCGGACGAGGTTGGACTGGGCGCTGGCCTCACCGCCGGGCGTGACCGGATTGAAGGTGGCGGTCGCCTGGTTGGTGATCTCGGTTCCGGCAGGGATCGGCCCGGCCGCGTTCGTGCTCTGGGCCTGTGCCCCCGCTGCGAACGCCCCCACCAGCAGACCGGGGAGCAGCAGAGCAAGAGAGGTGTGTTTCAAGGCGGGTCAACTCCTCGGGGAAGCGCGGTAAAGAAGGGGCCTGGTAGAAGGGGCTTGGTGCGCGGGTGGGGCAAAAAGGAAGTCTCTTGTTAGAAGGGGCGCACCCCGCAGGGAAGCGGAGGTGCGCCGGGGAGGGACCTCAGTTCACCTTGACGGTGAAGATCAGTTCCATCGTGGAGCCGGAGGGCAGGGCGTCGGGGACGTTGTTGTTGTCGTCGTCCGCCGCCACCGCGATGACCGTGCCCGCCGCCGCGCCTGCCGCCGGGGCGCTGGCCGACCAGGTGCCGGTGCCGATCTTGTAGATGAGTTTGGTCACGGCGGTGCCGTTCACGCTCAGGCTGGCCGACTGGAAGGTGGTGTTGGTGGGGACCGTGTCGTTCAGGGCGAAGCCCGCGACCGGAGCGTTGTAGGTGTTCTTGCCGATGATCTGGTAGACGATGTTCGCGCCGGGCAGGGCGGCCGTGTTGTTGGCCGTGTAGTTCGCGGGGTTGTCGATGCCGTTCTGGGGTGTGGCCCCGGCGCCCGTCTTGCCGTCCTGCACGAACTTGGCGACGCTCACCGCGCCGACCGCGCCCACCTTGATCACGTCGTTGAGGTCCGTCATGGTGACGGTGCTGTAGTTGCCCACGGCCTTCTGGCTGACCGTGTAGTTGCCCGCCGCCGTGCCGCTGGGCACCGTGATGACCGCGTAGACCTTGATTTCCTGACCGGCCGCCACGACGGGCGTGACGAAGTTGCCCGCGCCGTTCGTGGGCAGCGCGGCGCCGCTGGCGTCCACGTAGGTGACCGTCGTGCCCGCAGGCAGGCCCGCCGCCGTGGCGGACAGGGTGTAGCTGTCGTTGTACGCACCCAGGTTGGCCACGTCCATCGGGAAGACCGCCACGTTGTCGGTGTCGTTGGTCGTGCTGGTGTTGGTGCTGGTGTTGTTGCCCGGCATCACGCTCTGCTGCGGGGCCGGGGTGGGCACGGCCCCCAGCACGCCGTCGGTGCTGTCCCCGAACTGCGCGGCGCCCTGGCGCACCTCGTTGAAGGTGTTGGTGTCCGAGAACACGCCCGCGTCGTTGAGCGAGTCGGCGCCCACCACGATGGTGACCGGGTCGACGCGGGCCGCGTCGCTGGGGTCGGGCAGGGTCACCTCGGTGCGGTAGATCACGGTCTTGCCCGCAGGCGCCGTCACCGTGGGGTAAAGCGCCCCCGCCGCCACCGGGATAGGCTGACCGGTGCCCGGCGACAGGAAACGGACCTTGGTGCCGTCGGGCAGCGTAAAGACCCCGGTGTTGGCGTCGAAGGTGGTGCCGCCCAGCAGCGCCCTGTCTCCGCCCGCCGGGAAGAGCTGCACCGTGTCGTCACTCGTGCCGTTGTTCTTGAGCTGGTTGGTGAAGATGACGGTATCGGCGCCGCCCGCGAGGTCGTTGGTCTGGCCCACCGCCGGGTTGGTCGAGGGGTTGTCGTTGTCGGCCCTGGCGTAGGCGACCTGCTTGTTGCCCTGCACGTCGGGCACGATGGGCGTGCCGTTGGCGCCCGAGGGGTCGGCCGGGTTGCTGGGTGTGGAGGGGTAGCCCGTCGCCGTCTGGGTGGGGGTGGGCTGGTTGGGGGTGCCGCCGGGCACGGTGGGCACGTTCACCGTCACCAGGGCGGGGGGCGTGGGGCCGGTGGTGCCGCCGGGGCCGACCGGGTTGACCGGGTTGGCGACGTTCGGGCTGCCTTGCAGCGTGGGCTGGAAGGTCGTCACGCGGACGAACTGGAGGTCGGCGGCCTGGCCGGGGGTTGCGACCACCGCGCCGCTCTGCACGGTCTGGTTCTCGTACAGGGTGCTGCCGGTGGGGATGCCGTTCTGGCCGTTCGCCAGGCCGGTGCCGGTGACGAAGCCCTCGGGCGAGGCGCCGTAGGTCGCGTTGGCCGGAGCGTTGGCCGGAATGGTGAGCTGCTGGGTGAACTTGACCACGCCCGAGGTGCCTGCCGGGAGCGTGAGCACGGAGTTGCCGTCACTGTTCTTGGGCAGTTCGACCCCGCTGGCGTCGAGGTACTTCACCTCGGCGGCGGTCGAGGCCCCGCCCGTGACGTTGGGGCGCAGAATCACGGTCAGGGCCGTGTTGCCGTTGTTCACGGCGGCGTATTCGGTGGGGACGATCAGGCCGGGCGTCGCGCCGGTCACGGCCTTGGGGGTGGTGGCGAGCGTGTTGCCGTCGGGGGTGCCGTCGTCATACACGATGTCGAAGCCCGGCAGCGGCAGCACGGTCGTGGTCACGGTGTTGGATTTGACTTCCGTGGCGGGCTGGCCCGTGCCGGGGTCGGTGAAGGTGGCGCTCGCCTGGTTGGTGATGGGCGTGCCCGCCGCCGTGCTGGTGGTGTTCGGGGTGGGCGCGGCGGAAGCGCTGCCAACGGCCAGCGCGGCCATCAGGGCCAGGATCTTGGTGTTCGCGTTCATGTCTTCTCCTTTGGTTGCTGGGGCCTCAGGCCCGGAGCGGCTCGGGGGGAGGGCGTGGTTACTTCACCTGCACGCGGAAGCCGAGGGTCTTCTCGGTTCCGGCGGGCAGGGCGCCGATCGTCCAGCGGACGGCCTGGTATTCGTTGGGGTTGACCTCGACCTCTCTGGTCACGGCCTTGCCGTTCTCGGTGACCGTGATCTGCCTTTTGAGGGGCGCCGGGGCGAAGGTCTTGCCCGCGTCGATGGAGTATTCGGTCCGCACGCCCGCCGGGGCCGCGCCGTCGGGAGCGACGTAGACCATCCCCCTGGGGACCGGCAGCCGCACGGCGACGTTGGCCAGCGTGCGGGTGCTGACGTTGCGGGCGGTCACGGTCTGCGCGAGCTGGTCGCCAGGGCGAACGCGGGTGTAGCCCGGCGTGCGCTTCTCGGCCGCCTTGCCGTCCACGGTGACCGTTTGCACCAGTGCCTGCGAGAGGTTCAGGACCAGCGGCGAGGCGCTCTGGGCCAGCGCCATCCCGGGGAGAACGAGCAACAACATGGATCCGAAAGCTTTCATGGCAAAGTTCCCCCGCGGCATGGGTCAAGGAGGTGTCGTCCGCCGAGCGGCGACCCTGGGGTGGTGGGGAGGGTGCTGGGGTCCGTGCGCCTCGTCAACACGAAAGCGCCCGACACACCGCACCCCTGAAAGGGTTCACGGTTTCGTCGGTCGCACCACTGGCTCCACGTGCGGCAGGTGCCCGGATAAGCCGCACGCTTCATCGCTCCGGAACAGGGCGAAGATAGTGAAGGGTCTTGTACAAAAACCTTACATGTGACTCATATTACTCATATTATGCGACAGGCCACCCCCTCAGCGTTTGAACGTGCGTAGAGGTGGCGGCGCGCTGTGGGGCTACTCCAGATCCATCCGGGCAGGCCGCGAGGCAGCCCCAGCCGCTCCTTTCGCTGTCCACGCCCGCTGACTCCGCCTCAGCCCGTCGGCTGGGTTCGTGAAGAGGTGGAGCCGGTTGCGCCCAGCCCTCCTCGCCTGGACCATGGCCTGATCCGCTTGCCCCAGGCCC from Deinococcus budaensis encodes the following:
- a CDS encoding autotransporter outer membrane beta-barrel domain-containing protein, yielding MPAPLPTTLALLTALLLVGPASHAQTAQTTQTTGEPALLPTSAGATEQRASSVLLPFDAPAQAREVVIAHLPPAGAAYLPGSSRLDGQPVPDPRRGASGTLYWVLPAQPRGVLTYELTHPASLGALPAPALQVRLPGDRTELLAGRIDAADLEGAVLLSAQADEVTENAGAIKLPLAGSVIRLRDRITVVVEGPQGERPGLTVNGTPVGEDRLGTEVQDGVRGVQRLTYVGVPLRPGPNVLRVGTEEIKVVLAGATAGVEVTPLSLTADGSTPLRLRVRTFDAFGTPSGQSTLTVRPSLEPRTPDANPGEAGYQVRLEGGEGVLELQPQSAPTPLRLDVLLGEQVLTRRFEVTPGRSRVGVGVLSATLGLDGNLNLAEDLTWQARGYVETPLGPGKLYAAADKDGLPGTTDPTVRSPVYGDAGTEQIPLQGTDPVAAVYDHPGFRVAYRRSAVPIDVLPVGEGFTGLTAVTRSNPAVSGFVAGVPGDRVSEAEVTPDSTRILRLPDARLAPDSETLEVVTRERQTGKELERRPLVRNVDYLVDYPTGIVTLVRPLDRVDAAFNDVLVLASYRLSTATAGRTLAYGVQVKGEGENYTVGAAVVSLDGKTTFGVRGTYQNGPTRAETRLAFSGGVQASADLSTRLGDDSASFRIRYQDAGYVGLAPFAVGLNVGGNYTARLGQNLSAGVDGEYHDTPTAQGGSVTARADYRLAPFSVGGGLKYAFGDTSGLGAVLSAGYHRQPLDVDVTHTQPLSGNLDATTAFTVRSRLTDRVTLGLRDDVTWGKGHVAALTLDTRIGNTTYAAGYELPTASGEGNRARFGVSTTLPLSGRTTLGLRGSALYDVRGGETEVTASADLTHRADTFGVTAGTDLIYREGDFGTVLRAGITGSVTDHLTLTADGLAEFGLGKNGQRFSLGYAYRNSAVNSLGYVRLVQGSLAGGTPQLNTGVSAEYRQPTWAVRGGVDTRALLSDAGSFTAQAYLGGTAYLTDRFGVGAWGRVLTQPATNTTALGYGVEGSVRALPGTWLTAGYNFAGFEGLPSAGTYTKQGLYLRLDLTVDETLGGKK
- a CDS encoding DUF11 domain-containing protein → MKHTSLALLLPGLLVGAFAAGAQAQSTNAAGPIPAGTEITNQATATFNPVTPGGEASAQSNLVRTVVQAVCAVSVTPGGTVQIPGQTAELLPGEGTTFQYTVVNSGNDRFTLPLTARTEAGSAHAPATRLVLDANGNGVADTGEGEVGSLTLEAGAAARVLLVVETAQSAGGDAFVNLVASCGVGQQDDDNVSRVRVGPPPVLAVHKSFTPALLRPGSETTVTVTTRNAGGGESREVTLTDPLAEQIARGLVFMPGSARASAGTLEYTADGLTWGAAEPAQVRGVRVRAASLAAGADLSLTFRMRATGEAENRTFLNVATAATGRQQVQGTASADVRYQPGVAIGPVGQPEAPENTPTDLQTRPFAVVGQAVCFDHTLKNTGDVRDLFTVTVTYPQGAATARLTGADGAPLAQPLPLDPGSTALVRVCYDAAQAGGLEALLTAAGTRGTSNTTRDVVQAVEAGLPELLKTVSPGPERTVAQGEELTYTLRVRNPYARPLTGVTVNDPLPGHVDFVEASSGGTVTGEAGAQTVSWSVGTLAPGETRSFTVRARVGTRAVDGEALKNIFNMVSTELPTPLPSNEVRSPVWSAALRISKAVSSTQAAPGDRLTYTLTIQNLSATTAIEDAVVTDTPARGLEYLAGTSTLGGEGLTDPTNTSGVLRWKIGMIPAGGTVKVTYQTRVTADATGDLVNRVEVMGNGAGGNARAIASNVATAVTRLNLGAFAPLADLLGTVFVDRNRNGVFDKGLDSPVERARVLLAGGRLVLTDAAGRYHFAGVPLGTHALRLDPGSVPYLPLTVPGDGGLPGTRAVHVRGLTGVDFPLAPLGGEIAAMRRTTLTVGGLRVEKSLHLVDGVYRVTLRLVSASDLADFELQDALPLGAVLKDGRNTLSGTLKAGETLLTYDFAFTGEPGAALTDPAVRWRN
- a CDS encoding beta strand repeat-containing protein, with product MNANTKILALMAALAVGSASAAPTPNTTSTAAGTPITNQASATFTDPGTGQPATEVKSNTVTTTVLPLPGFDIVYDDGTPDGNTLATTPKAVTGATPGLIVPTEYAAVNNGNTALTVILRPNVTGGASTAAEVKYLDASGVELPKNSDGNSVLTLPAGTSGVVKFTQQLTIPANAPANATYGASPEGFVTGTGLANGQNGIPTGSTLYENQTVQSGAVVATPGQAADLQFVRVTTFQPTLQGSPNVANPVNPVGPGGTTGPTPPALVTVNVPTVPGGTPNQPTPTQTATGYPSTPSNPADPSGANGTPIVPDVQGNKQVAYARADNDNPSTNPAVGQTNDLAGGADTVIFTNQLKNNGTSDDTVQLFPAGGDRALLGGTTFDANTGVFTLPDGTKVRFLSPGTGQPIPVAAGALYPTVTAPAGKTVIYRTEVTLPDPSDAARVDPVTIVVGADSLNDAGVFSDTNTFNEVRQGAAQFGDSTDGVLGAVPTPAPQQSVMPGNNTSTNTSTTNDTDNVAVFPMDVANLGAYNDSYTLSATAAGLPAGTTVTYVDASGAALPTNGAGNFVTPVVAAGQEIKVYAVITVPSGTAAGNYTVSQKAVGNYSTVTMTDLNDVIKVGAVGAVSVAKFVQDGKTGAGATPQNGIDNPANYTANNTAALPGANIVYQIIGKNTYNAPVAGFALNDTVPTNTTFQSASLSVNGTAVTKLIYKIGTGTWSASAPAAGAAAGTVIAVAADDDNNNVPDALPSGSTMELIFTVKVN